A window of the Oncorhynchus masou masou isolate Uvic2021 chromosome 13, UVic_Omas_1.1, whole genome shotgun sequence genome harbors these coding sequences:
- the LOC135551571 gene encoding extracellular calcium-sensing receptor-like — MIMNSSSLSLLLNDSSASSTSSSCRLREQFSLNGMYQKGDVILGGLFEVHYFTVFPELSFTSEPQQLYCEGFTSCGFQQAQTMAFAVDEINRNPDLLPNIKLGYQLYDNCLKLGVALRAAMSLASGTEEEFLLYETCSGSPPVLGIVGDPGSTHSIAISSVLGLFRVPMVSHYSTCSCLSNRGKYPSFFRTIPSDAFQVRAMIQILRRLGWTWVGLVFSDDDYGVHAARSFHSSLAESGGCVAYSQVLPKDNRPTELQRIVGEIKSSSARVVVVFSNEAYLLPLVDEVVVQNVKGLQWIASEAWSTSSVFHTPRLMPYLGGTLGIAIRRGEIPGLRDFLLSIRPDDQPDNNPGNNMVRQFWEAVFGCRLEPPAGWVEAGGDVCTGQEDLRDVETNCGDLSELRPEYNVYKAVYALAHALHDLLQCVPGRGPFSGNRCASLERLEHWQLVHYLQRVNFTTGFGDRVSFDDNGDALAIYDILNWAWLQDGSVQVETVGVIDESAPAGQELTLDEDRIFWNFESKKPPRSVCSESCPPGTRVARKKGEPVCCFNCISCAEGEVSNTTDSAECSRCPEDFWSSPERDLCIPKRVEFLSYQESLGLSLMTASLLGALICAVVLVIFTRYRNTPVVKANNSELSFLLLLSLKLCFLCSLLFIGRPRLWTCQLRHAAFGISFVLCVSCILVKTMVVLAVFRTSKPGGNASLKWFGAGQQRGTVLVLTSFQAAICTAWLVSASPTPHKNMRYHNDKIVYECVVGSVAGFGALLGYIGLLAFLSFLLAFLARNLPDNFNEAKFITFSMLIFCAVWISFVPAYISSPGMYADAVEIFAILASSFGLLVALFGPKCYIILLRPERNTKKALMGRATTKT, encoded by the exons ATGATAATGAACTCGTCATCTCTGAGCCTTCTATTGAACGACTCCTCTGCCTCTTCCACTTCCTCGTCCTGTCGTCTGCGGGAGCAGTTCAGTCTGAATGGGATGTACCAGAAGGGTGATGTGATTCTGGGAGGTCTGTTTGAGGTCCACTACTTCACTGTGTTCCCTGAGCTGTCTTTCACATCAGAACCCCAGCAGCTCTACTGTGAGGG TTTTACCAGTTGTGGTTTCCAGCAGGCCCAGACTATGGCGTTTGCTGTAGATGAGATCAACAGAAACCCTGACCTTCTGCCAAACATCAAGCTCGGATACCAGCTCTACGACAACTGCCTGAAGCTGGGAGTAGCGCTCCGTGCTGCCATGTCATTGGCAAGTGGGACAGAGGAAGAGTTCCTATTGTATGAGACTTGTTCTGGGTCACCCCCGGTGCTAGGGATTGTAGGAGACCCAGGGTCCACACACTCCATCGCCATCTCCAGTGTCCTAGGGCTGTTCCGGGTTCCCATG GTGAGTCACTACTCCACATGTTCCTGTCTGAGCAACCGGGGAAAATATCCATCCTTCTTCAGAACCATCCCCAGTGACGCCTTCCAG GTGCGAGCCATGATCCAGATCCTACGTCGGTTGGGTTGGACCTGGGTGGGACTGGTGTTCAGTGATGATGACTACGGAGTTCATGCTGCCCGGTCCTTCCACTCAAGCCTGGCCGAGTCAGGGGGCTGTGTGGCCTATTCCCAAGTTCTGCCCAAAGACAACCGCCCCACTGAGCTGCAGAGGATTGTGGGAGAGATCAAGAGCTCCTCTGCTCGCGTGGTGGTGGTGTTCTCCAACGAGGCCTACCTGCTCCCTCTGGTGGATGAG GTGGTGGTGCAGAATGTGAAGGGTCTCCAGTGGATCGCCAGTGAAGCCTGGAGCACTTCCTCTGTGTTTCACACCCCCCGTCTCATGCCCTACCTGGGGGGTACCCTGGGTATCGCCATCCGTCGTGGAGAGATTCCCGGCCTCAGGGACTTCCTGCTTAGCATCCGCCCCGACGACCAACCTGACAATAACCCTGGAAACAACATG GTGAGACAGTTCTGGGAGGCTGTGTTTGGGTGCAGGTTGGAGCCCCCAGCAGGTTGGGTGGAGGCTGGGGGTGATGTATGTACAGGTCAGGAGGACCTGAGGGATGTGGAGACCAACTGTGGGGATTTATCTGAGCTCAGGCCGGAGTATAACGTGTATAAGGCAGTGTACGCCCTGGCCCATGCCCTGCATGACCTTCTGCAGTGTGTGCCAGGGAGAGGACCTTTCAGTGGGAACCGCTGTGCCAGCCTAGAGAGACTGGAGCACTGGCAG CTGGTCCATTACCTGCAGAGGGTTAACTTCACCACAGGGTTTGGCGATCGCGTTTCTTTCGATGACAACGGGGACGCCCTGGCCATCTATGACATCCTGAACTGGGCGTGGCTCCAGGACGGGAGTGTTCAGGTGGAGACTGTGGGTGTGATTGACGAATCAGCCCCCGCAGGACAAGAGCTCACACTGGACGAGGAcagaattttctggaattttgagTCAAAAAAG CCTCCACGATCAGTGTGCAGTGAGAGCTGTCCCCCAGGCACCCGTGTAGCCAGGAAGAAGGGGGAGCCTGTCTGCTGCTTCAACTGCATCTCCTGTGCTGAGGGAGAGGTCAGCAACACCACAG aCTCGGCCGAGTGCTCGAGGTGTCCAGAGGACTTCTGGTCCAGCCCGGAGCGTGACCTCTGCATCCCTAAGAGGGTTGAGTTCCTCTCCTACCAGGAATCCCTGGGACTCTCCTTGATGACCGCCTCGTTGCTAGGAGCCCTCATCTGTGCAGTGGTCCTCGTAATCTTCACCCGCTACCGGAACACACCTGTTGTCAAGGCCAACAACTCTGAGCTGAGCTTCCTGCTTCTGCTTTCACTCAAACTCTGCTTCCTGTGCTCGCTGCTGTTCATTGGCCGGCCCCGGCTATGGACGTGTCAGCTGAGGCATGCAGCATTTGGTATCAGCTttgttctctgtgtctcctgtatacTGGTGAAGACAATGGTGGTGCTGGCTGTGTTCAGGACCTCTAAGCCCGGGGGCAATGCCAGCCTGAAGTGGTTTGGTGCTGGGCAGCAGAGAGGAACAGTCCTGGTCCTCACCTCATTCCAGGCTGCTATCTGCACAGCCTGGCTGGTTTCAGCCTCTCCAACTCCACACAAAAACATGCGCTACCATAATGATAAGATTGTATATGAGTGTGTGGTGGGGTCGGTAGCAGGGTTCGGAGCGTTGTTAGGCTACATCGGCCTCCTGGCGTTCCTTAGCTTCCTCTTGGCTTTCCTGGCAAGGAATCTTCCAGACAACTTCAACGAGGCCAAGTTCATCACCTTCAGCATGCTGATCTTCTGTGCTGTGTGGATCTCCTTCGTCCCTGCCTACATCAGCTCTCCTGGGATGTACGCAGACGCTGTGGAGATATTCGCCATCTTAGCTTCCAGCTTTGGCCTCCTGGTGGCTCTGTTCGGCCCAAAGTGTTACATCATCCTGCTGAGGCCAGAGAGGAACACCAAGAAGGCTCTGATGGGCCGGGCCACAACCAAGACATAG
- the LOC135551572 gene encoding extracellular calcium-sensing receptor-like: MILNSSSLSLLLNDSSASSTSSSCRLREHFSLNGMYQKGDVILGGLFEVHYFTVFPELSFTSEPQQLYCEGFTSCGFQQAQTMAFAVDEINRDPDLLPNIKLGYQLYDDCQKLGVSLRAAMSLASGTEKEFLLDENCSGSPPVLGIVGDPGSTNSIAISSVLGLFRVPMVSHYATCSCLSDRGKYPSFFRTIPSDAFQVRAMIQILRRLGWTWVGLLFSDDDYGVHAARSFHSSLAESGGCVAYSQVLPKDNRPTELQRIVGEIKSSSARVVVVFSNEAYLLPLVDEVVVQNVKGLQWIASEAWTTSSVFHTPRLMPYLGGTLGIAIRRGEIPGLRDFLLSIRPNDQPDNNPGNNMVRQFWEAVFGCRLEPPAGWVEAGGDVCTGQEDLRDVETNCGDVSELRPEYNVYKAVYALAHALHDLLQCVPGRGPFSGNRCASLERLEHWQLVHYLERVNFTTGFGDRVSFDDNGDALAIYDILNWAWLQDGSVQVENVGVIDESAPAGQELTLDEDRIFWNFESRKPPRSVCSESCPPGTRVARKKGEPVCCFDCISCAEGEVSNTTDSAECLKCPEDFWSSPERDLCIPKGVEFLSYQESLGISLMTASLLGALICALVLGIFTHYRNTPVVKANNSELSFLLLLSLKLCFLCSLLFIGRPRLWTCQLRHAAFGISFVLCVSCILVKTMVVLAVFRTSKPGGKASLKWFGAGQQRGTVLVLTSFQAAICTAWLVSASPTPHKNMRYHNDKIVYECVVGSVAGFGALLGYIGLLAFLSFLLAFLARNLPDNFNEAKFITFSMLIFCAVWISFVPAYISSPGKYADAVEIFAILASSFGILVALFGPKCYIILLRPERNTKKALMGRASTKT; the protein is encoded by the exons ATGATACTGAACTCGTCATCTCTGAGCCTTCTATTGAACGACTCCTCTGCCTCGTCCACTTCCTCGTCCTGTCGTCTGCGGGAGCATTTCAGTCTGAATGGGATGTACCAGAAGGGTGATGTGATTCTGGGAGGTCTGTTTGAGGTCCACTACTTCACTGTGTTCCCAGAGCTGTCTTTCACATCAGAACCCCAGCAGCTCTACTGTGAGGG TTTTACCAGTTGTGGTTTCCAGCAGGCCCAGACTATGGCGTTTGCTGTAGATGAGATCAACAGAGACCCTGACCTTCTGCCAAACATCAAGCTCGGATACCAGCTCTATGACGACTGCCAGAAGTTGGGAGTATCGCTCCGTGCTGCCATGTCATTGGCCAGTGGGACAGAGAAAGAGTTCTTATTGGATGAGAATTGTTCTGGGTCACCCCCGGTGCTAGGGATTGTGGGAGACCCAGGGTCCACAAACTCCATCGCCATCTCCAGTGTCCTAGGGCTGTTCCGGGTTCCCATG GTGAGTCATTACGCCACGTGTTCCTGTCTGAGCGACCGGGGAAAATATCCATCCTTCTTCAGAACCATCCCCAGTGACGCCTTCCAG GTGCGAGCCATGATCCAGATCCTACGTCGGTTGGGTTGGACCTGGGTGGGACTTCTGTTCAGTGATGATGACTACGGAGTTCATGCTGCCCGGTCCTTCCACTCAAGCCTGGCTGAGTCAGGGGGCTGTGTGGCCTATTCCCAGGTCCTGCCCAAAGACAACCGCCCCACAGAGCTGCAGAGGATTGTGGGAGAGATCAAGAGCTCCTCTGCTCGCGTGGTGGTGGTGTTCTCCAACGAGGCCTACCTGCTCCCTCTGGTGGATGAG GTGGTGGTGCAGAATGTGAAGGGTCTCCAGTGGATCGCCAGTGAAGCCTGGACCACCTCCTCTGTGTTTCACACCCCCCGTCTCATGCCCTACCTGGGGGGTACCCTGGGCATCGCCATCCGTCGTGGAGAGATTCCCGGCCTCAGGGACTTCCTGCTTAGCATCCGCCCCAACGACCAACCTGACAATAACCCTGGAAACAACATG GTGAGACAGTTCTGGGAGGCTGTGTTTGGGTGCAGGTTGGAGCCCCCAGCAGGTTGGGTGGAGGCTGGGGGTGATGTATGTACAGGGCAGGAAGACCTGAGGGATGTGGAGACCAACTGTGGGGACGTGTCTGAGCTCAGGCCGGAGTATAACGTGTATAAGGCAGTGTACGCCCTGGCCCATGCCCTACATGACCTTCTGCAGTGTGTGCCAGGGAGAGGACCTTTCAGTGGGAACCGCTGTGCCAGCCTAGAGAGACTGGAGCACTGGCAG CTGGTCCATTACCTGGAGAGGGTTAACTTCACCACAGGGTTTGGCGATCGTGTTTCTTTCGATGACAACGGGGACGCCCTGGCCATCTATGACATCCTGAACTGGGCGTGGCTCCAGGACGGGAGTGTTCAGGTGGAGAATGTGGGTGTGATTGACGAATCAGCCCCCGCAGGACAAGAGCTCACACTGGACGAGGACAGAATTTTCTGGAACTTTGAGTCAAGAAAG CCTCCACGATCAGTGTGCAGTGAGAGCTGTCCCCCAGGCACCCGTGTAGCCAGGAAGAAGGGGGAGCCTGTCTGCTGCTTCGACTGCATCTCCTGTGCTGAGGGAGAGGTCAGCAACACCACAG aCTCGGCCGAGTGCTTGAAATGTCCAGAGGACTTCTGGTCCAGCCCGGAGCGTGACCTCTGCATCCCTAAGGGGGTTGAGTTCCTCTCCTACCAGGAATCCCTGGGCATCTCCTTGATGACCGCCTCGTTGTTAGGAGCCCTCATCTGTGCACTGGTCCTCGGAATCTTCACCCACTACCGGAACACGCCTGTTGTCAAGGCCAACAACTCTGAGCTCAGCTTCCTGCTTCTTCTGTCACTCAAACTCTGCTTCCTGTGCTCGCTGCTGTTCATTGGCCGGCCCCGGCTGTGGACATGTCAGCTGAGGCATGCAGCATTTGGTATCAGCTttgttctctgtgtctcctgtatacTGGTGAAGACAATGGTGGTGCTGGCTGTGTTCAGGACCTCTAAGCCTGGGGGGAAGGCAAGCCTGAAGTGGTTTGGTGCTGGGCAGCAGAGAGGAACAGTCCTGGTTCTCACCTCATTCCAGGCTGCTATCTGCACAGCCTGGCTGGTTTCAGCCTCTCCAACTCCACACAAAAACATGCGCTACCATAATGATAAGATTGTATATGAGTGTGTGGTGGGGTCGGTAGCAGGGTTCGGAGCGTTGTTAGGCTACATCGGCCTCCTGGCGTTCCTTAGCTTCCTCTTGGCTTTCCTGGCCAGGAATCTTCCAGACAACTTCAACGAGGCCAAGTTCATAACCTTCAGCATGCTGATCTTCTGTGCTGTGTGGATCTCCTTTGTCCCTGCCTACATCAGCTCTCCTGGGAAGTATGCAGATGCTGTGGAGATATTCGCCATCTTAGCTTCCAGCTTTGGCATCCTGGTGGCGCTGTTCGGCCCAAAGTGTTACATCATCCTGCTGAGGCCAGAGAGGAACACCAAGAAGGCTCTGATGGGCCGGGCCTCAACCAAGACATAG